In Sphingobacterium sp. SRCM116780, the genomic stretch GCCTGAAGCATGATAAGATAAACTGATCGGTATCTTTTTACCATCCAGATCGATTTCATAAAATGGAATATCAATATTGGGTACTCCTGTATAATGCCCTACAGGGGTATGTCCATACATACCTAAGGACGCTGTATTGGGCGAAACCGGTGTTAGTTTAAATCCCTCATTATTTTTGGTCTGTTGGCTTGATCCCTGGAATGGAACACCAAAGAATATCATACAAATGACGAATGCAATTATTCTATTTCTATTCATATATCGTGTTGTAAAATTCTAAACTTGGCTTATCTGACATCAGTTAAAATTGCAGAAATACTACGCTTTGCAGAATACTCTTTTTCTCGTATTTCTATACATATTATTTTTATCTAGTTAATGTCATGGTTCTCTCAGCAATTAAAATATTTCTTTCCTTTTTGATCATTAATTGTCCGCTTGTTTCGCATACTACAAAAAGATAATTCCATCTATTTAATCAGATTGGTTACTAAAGAAGTAAGACGTAGCAATTGTAATAAAGGCTTTAACTCTCCTATCCTAAAAAATTTATTACAATAATGAACGTAACTCGTCAATAGGAAAATTTTTTCTTTACCATTATTTTTTTTAAAACTTCAAAAATTCATTAAATAAGAACAGGAATTGTTGTTAGCACCGATATAACGGTACATCAACAACAAAATCAATTGTTAATTTGACACTTTTCATACCTTAGAACCAGGTTAGTACTTATTATTTAATAAATAGCACAATTTGTGATGGTCAATACGTAAATATATAAATTTTTTAATATATTTAATAATAAACATGTTTTTTTTAATTATGCAATAATTATTTCAAATCAAATTATTCATAATTACATGTACAGAAAATGAAACAATCTCATCGTATAATATCAACTACACGAGAAAATTAATTACCCCAAAAAGGACTAACTTAATCAATAATAGTAGATAATGTCAAACTTTTAAATGACGATACATGTTTACATGTAACGAAATCAAACCCATTGATCTGTGGATATTAAGATTCATTACCTAGGATCTTTCCCATCTTATGTTGACTGAAAATCAATGAACTAAAAATATATTAAACCAATTGAAATATCGGTTACAAGTTTTCTTACGACATCACAAGTCTGTATTATTACGGATAGTTTTAGAGTGTACTTCCCACCCTATTTTGCTGTGATAAAATTCGGGTCTCCCAACGGTATTTACCAGCATATATCATAAAACACCACATACAGTTGGGTCCTGCTATACACTATATCTTTTGCATCGCGAAAGGATGCCACTTCTATCACTGACGCGAAATAAGACTTCTTTAATTTAAATTTCCATTGTTCTGTTTTCTTCTTCCCCTTCCACGCACCAAAGCACATTTATTTACCTTCCAACACAATCCCTTGCTGTAAAAGAGCTTTTGGCATCCTCAGTAGTAGAAAATTGTAAAACGGGAGGCCAAGACAGTGCTTATTCTTTCCCTTTTTTCCAATTACCTACCCAATGTATTTTCTGTTCATTTATATGCTTTTTATGAATGTACAATTTATATCATTTTGCAAAAGAACAGTCGAAAAAGGGAAGTAAAAATACTCCGGACGCTCAACCCACGGGCAAAAGACTACGGCATAAACACAAGCTGCCGCACAAGTCCTTCCTTTATTCCGTTTCCTTTTGCGGCCATGTCCTACGTTACAAATTACTTTCTTTTTTTTCCTGTTTTTTCTTTTGAAAAATAATATCGGGGCCGAGCCTCGACAGGACTGGAAGAGGGAAAAACGTAACAAGACTGTATAACTAAAACAAAAGATTATGAACATCACAGGAAGACTGACACGCAATGCACAGGTCACCACAACACCAACAGGAAGAGAGGTGGTAAACTTCTCCATCGCAGTGAACGAAAGCTACAAGGCTAAGGACGGACAGCGCATCGAACAGACTGCATACTTTGATTGCGCCTACTGGCGAACCGCTAAAGCTGCTTCATGGCTACAAAAAGGGTTATTGGTAGAACTTACAGGACAGATAAGCGTTAGAGCATGGCTAGACAAAGAAGATGGTAAACCAAAAGCAGGCTTAAATTTTCACACCACAACCATTAAGCCCCTCGCAAAAAGTGGTAAGAACGATACTAATTCTGTACAGGACAGTATAGAACCAAACAACAACAAAAAAGGAAAAGGCAAGGACGACCTTCCATTTTAAAAAAGCAAAGCACAAGATTTCAACCCTTTAATAAAGTTAGTTATGAAAAATTCAACGAAAACGCAAGAATCATTACCTGACAATATAGCACTGATAGCAGAATTGATATGGCAGGATTGGAAAAATGTCTATTTCGGAGCAAAACCGTATTTAATGGCTATGCAGTCTATCAACAGTATTCATGATCCTTATTTTGAGGACTCTGCAAAAATGATAGTCAATTACTTCCTAGCCAATGCATCAACTTGGAGAGGTGAAACTGCAAGACGGGTAAAAACACAGCTTAAACTATTGCTCGCACAAGAGGATAGCAAGGATTAATCATTCTAAAATTCAA encodes the following:
- a CDS encoding single-stranded DNA-binding protein, encoding MNITGRLTRNAQVTTTPTGREVVNFSIAVNESYKAKDGQRIEQTAYFDCAYWRTAKAASWLQKGLLVELTGQISVRAWLDKEDGKPKAGLNFHTTTIKPLAKSGKNDTNSVQDSIEPNNNKKGKGKDDLPF